The Torulaspora globosa chromosome 8, complete sequence genome segment tcttggtccGAAGCGGTCTCGGAAACGAGGGCTGGGAAGAGGTCGCCTTCGTCAGGATAAGTGGACTTCAGGtagctgaagaaagcggGTTGAGAATCTTCGCTTTGTAAACGTAGGTCTTTGAGATCGCCGATTTTCACCTGGTTTCCTGTTGGTGAGTTCTCTATTTGGTAGATGGGTCCGCCGAGGCTGATTTGATAGACGTAGTTATCGATGGCATTGGTCAAGACATGTTGCTGCGAAAGTGCGCCGATAAGTTGCTTCAATCTTTGCAGCTCCCGGATGCCGCCACCCTGTTGCTCGTCCTCCAGCGTACGGTACTGCTCTCTCTTAGTGTCAAGCTGCCTCTTCAGCTGTTCCATGGTGGACTCGAGGGCCGCTATCTCGCTCGCAAGGTTCGGTCTGAAATATGCGGCCGCTTTCCTGGCTAAAAATTTGATATGTTGCAGCACGCCTTGGAAGGTGGAGTCGACCTGCTCGCCACTGCTGGAGGCTAAGATCTCGCCAGCACTTGCGAGAACGAACTCCTTGAGCCGCGCGAACTTTTCCACGAACTCTTCGGGCAGAAGCGCACCATCGCCCAACGCCTGGTATTGCAGCAACCAGTGTTTGTAAGACTCCACAGCCTCCTTGACACCTGAGTCCTGGTAATTCACGTTGTAATTTTCTGCAACTTCCGACATCAATCCGCTCAGTTGCTGGATCTTCGAAATGACCACGGGCACGTAATCAACTTTGCCGAAAACCATGCTTTCCACAAATGTGATCTTGCCAATGATATACTTGGAAGGTTTGTCGATCTTACCCTCGCAAAACATCTGAGGGAGCTCCCGCTGGAAATATTCCACTAGTTGGTCgcgctgctgctcctcGACTTTGGAGTCACAGCTTATTTTCCTCAAACTTTGGCTTCTCATAAAATCGTACTTCTTAACATTGTCATTGACCACTCTGTCGTTCAACGAACGCAAATAATTATCACTGAGTGCGTCCAGGATCTTCACCAGGCTCTCATATGCTCTGCTGACTTCAACCACCCGCTCAAACGAGCTTGCAATCTCGGAAGCGATATAGTCTGCGTCCAACTGCTTAAATTGGTACAGTAATGGATTCTCCGTCTTCAACTGCTCAACATGCTTAGTCTTTAAGGATGATAGAGTCAACTCGCTATCCATAAGTTGACCCGAAATCttctcgatttcttcgGCTAACAGCATTCTATCTACGTTCCCACTTCCATCCTTCAGGTGAAATCTCTTGTAAAGGCTTCGCAGTTCTCGAGAACCCTCCTCATGCTTTTTCAGTTCcgtcttcttgatcttctcgaagGCTTCCTGCAACTCCGAACATCCTGAGCCCCTGTAGAACGGTTCCGCCGGGGAAAGCAGCTCATCCGAGCAGTCGCAGCAGTCGCATACGCCATCATTGACTTTACTTTGTGAGATGTACTTAGGGATGAATTCCTCATTGCGACAGTAGAATAAAGGCGCCTTGGTGCCACACGCCCCGGTCCCAGGTTCATCGGAGCCGTCTGGGCAATCACACACGCCATCATTGATCTGACTGACATTTAAAACCACCGAAGGGTTACTCAAGCAGCTCCAGTTGTCGTTCGAGTCTCCCACATACAATTCCTGCCTTAGTGGCTCGACTCCATGAACAAAAGATCCTGTCTCATCTATCCCACCATTggcagcaacaacagcgCCTCCCAAAATGGGAACTAAGGTCTGAATCAGGACCATTTTACGgtttcttgaccttcttttttcttggcagtCTTAGCCTTCAACTGCATCGCCTCTATAGTACAGGTAGCTTAAAGAACAGTGAATCCCACAGAGAAGAATAATCCATAGAAAAGACACTCAATTGGCAGCTAGCTATCGAAATCAGACCTTATAATTGACTAGCAGATGAGCTTTGAAGGTCTTACAGTGATAAACGGCTGATTCCACGTGATAGAGTGGGTCGCTGCCTGATTCGGTAAAACAAAAACAATCGacatttcatcaagaatccctcgatttgatcaagaactaCTAACTTCAAGTATCATATagctcaaagagcttgCTAGGATCCCGATAGCTCTCCAGTTGCTATAGCTAATCATAAAACTCACGTTCCCACGATATCGCTGCCTGTCACTTTCTTGTTAGATTGCATCTTTGCTTTGCTGCTGTACCATATTATCTCAGAGAATACCATGAGAGATGCATCTTCCGAGAGAACGCCGTTGTCTCTGACAGAGCTACCGTTGAATGTTTTGTTCCAAATATTGTGTTTTCTAGAGAGGGAAGAGCTAAGAAATGTTGCGAGATGTTGTCGAATGCTGCGAATATTGGCCAACGAAAATCTAATGCTCTCGAATAGTCTGGTGGAACTGCACGGGTGCCGAAATCAGTGGACCAGGAGATTGTTGTTTGACGTTTTTGATATACTGAATGGGAGCAGAAACCTGCTCATGAAACTGACGCTGGAACACAACGTTTCCGTTTTCGAATCTGTACGATATGTCCAGCAGAGGTGTGAATTGGAATGCCAGGCGAGCGGCACGCAGATGCTCTTGCTTCGGAACGAAGAGGAGAACTTTGTGGAACATGTACGAAACGCCAACGAGAATAACAGAAAGAACGACGGTAAGATGACCTATCTGAAGATCCTGCAGGGATTTAATAACCTGGCCCTGGCGGCCCGGGACTCTAATAAAAGTGAAACCATTCAGGAAGAAGTAGAGACGCCGACGAGAAGTGGCGATCCTGTGAGTTACGAACCCGCCCTAGACGAGACAAAAACAGTCTCGCCAGCGGTGTCAAACTACTCCAAATCATCTGCAGCGTCTATTTTCTCCGATCTTCCGCCTAAACTGTCGAACCGCGGTTGGCATTCGTCGATCTACGAGCTCGAACATGTGTCGGACCACACAGATGCCAGCACCTCCGATAGCGACACGTCATCGTCTGCAGATTCGATAGTGCGCTTGAGAAACTCCACCAAAGTGAGAGACAAAGCAGCACTGTTCGAGAAATTGTTCTCGGAAGACTACGAAGTAAGCAAAAGCCCAAAGAAATGCCGGAAAAAGAAGTCATATGGCGCTTTAGCAGCCACGACACGCCCAGACTTGGCGGGATCGCGACCGGCAAGCGGGAAGAGGAGTATATCCCAGGGATATCTCGAAGAGCTCGCGAGGTGTAATCTCGCGTCTCAGCCCAGCTCTCTTCCCGGTTCCAACGAAGAACAAACCTCGCAAAATCCCATACTCAAATACCAAGATCACGTCCTGAATGAGTACGACGTGGACATAAACACATTGGAGGACCAGACCGACAAGAGACGTACAAGGCCCAGAGCCAGAATTTTTCGGAGAAGTAAACTGACCGCTTTTGTTACGGACGACAACAAAATATGCTACGAAAAATCCTAATGGCCCGGAATCGCTGGATCATCCTCCCAGCGTTGCCGTGCCGGTGATCTCAGACCCACTGGCAACTATACGAAGCTTTTATAGTTATAATGATGATTTGTTCTTTAACGGTAGTGCGTACACGTGACGTAGTAAGGCGTATATTCGTATGGCCAAGACATACGTCAGAAACTCAATCCATTTGATGGTTAAAAACCCCAGTTAAGAGGCTTCTTTCGCCGTTGGCATCAAGGTATTCGTTTATTCCGGTAGAGTATGAGTGTTGGAAATGTTCAGAAAGCACCTACTGGGCCAAACAAGCCGGCAGAACGGTCAAAATCCAACGGTGCTGAGGAACCAAAGTCACAGTTCAATCCAAGGCTGCTGTGGCCGGATATGATCAAGATACCGGACAATCCATGGACTTTTACTTGCAAAGAAGTTATAGAAAAGCTTGGAACAAACCCGCAGGCTACAGCAGAGATGAAGCGTTGCATGGAAAAATGTCTGATTTACTTTTACACGGTTAAGAAGAAACTAAACCTGCTTGATCACACTTATACCGCTGCCTGTATCCTGTTCTTCCGCTATTGGTTCGTTTACGGGCTGCCGCACACGCTCACGGACTGTATTCACGTTTCTCAGGCTATCCTGGTGACAGCGTGCAAGACTATGGAGAACAATCGACCCATCGACGCATACGTGAAGGCGACATGCGAGTTTCTAGTCAAAGATTTGAGCGGTTTGAGGACAAAACAGAACATGGATAAGCTGCGGTGGGACGTGAGAGACAGACTGGTCGAGAGCGAGAAGGCGATTTTGTGCTCGTTTGGCTTTGATCTGAATATTGAAAATCCCAAGGATCTGATCGAAGAGATGTTCAGCGGATACTATCGTTTCAACAGAGATTACGATCTTCCAGAAGAGTTCAAACTCGTGTTCCCGAAGATCCTCCAGGAAGCCAGGAACTTCATCGTTCAGGCGGTGACTCAGCCAGTGTCGCTGCTTTGCGATGGCTACACGTTCATTGCGCTGTCGCTTATATACTGTGGGCTGCAGTTCAAAAAGCTGGTTGATAAGGATTTCAGGTTTCCagcaaacttcttctcagacAAGTTCCCCGTAGCGGTCACGGCGCAGAGATTTGAGGAGATCTTCACAGATTATCGCATAATCGAGGAGaatttctttgatctgaAGAGCAACAAGGGAGACAAACTGGAGATCTCAGCCGCTGACATAAACAGCGTTATCCAGGAGCCCGAAGTTCCGGAAGAATGCCCGTCGGCGGCCGCGAACCCGTATGATTATGAGCTGATGAAATCCGGAGAAGTGAAACAGGAGCTGATAGATCATATAGAGAAGAGGGTGCAGGAGCTATTCGATAGAACAGTCATGGAGGTTAAGAAAAGGTCGTCAGAGAATCCATCGGAGGTGGAGCCCGCTGTCAAGAAAGCTAAAATATGATCTCCGGCGCCACAGAATTACATAGTTTAGCAAGCCAGTGGGCCTTATAGCACTTGATTGGTGTCTTTAAAGGCTAAAATGGTTTAACATTGAATCGAAGTGAAGAGACCGGGTAACAGAGATAATCTAGGCTGAAGGGAAGTAAATCAGGTTGATTGAGGGAGTCGAGAAGGAAGACTGTAATTCAACAAGAGTATAGTGGTCCAAAATCCTCATTCAGGGTGAGTTAGCCATCCCGATAGCTTATATTCCACGTAGGTGTATTTTTTCCCGCTCTCTGGCAGGTTACCTACTGGAATCGAACGACTGGTTAGGGGTAATGGTTGCTAATTGCGATAAAGAGGTGTCATTCACGCCAGAATATTCGAATGAGCTACTGGGGTTTATTCAAAATACATATGAAGAACACATCAAGCATTCCTACGCGCATTTGAAGCTCGAAAAACTGCTAGATCTGCTGGAGCATACGGAATATCTGTTTGAATCTTACGTGGAGTTTTTGCAGGAGAAAAATAGTCAGGATGCTTTGACAGCATTCACTATTGGTTGCTATTATCTGTACTTAGTGGTTCCTCAATCGATCCAGTTTCAGACAAGGAACAAGTCATACAGCATCTTTAAtgatctgaagaaaatgtaCGAGAACCAAGCAAACATGACTAATGTCCTTCTGATGGTAAAGGATGAGGTTGATGGGATCTTGGACAAAAGTGCTAGAGATCTGAACGAGTTTCAACGAAGTATAACCAGGAAAAGAGCGTATTCGGTTCCCGACCGCCAATTGGCGAAGAGTTTGGCAAATCTGAAGATATCTGACAATCCGCTACCTGAGGCTGTACAGCAAACTGATGCCAAACTCGAACATGGCAATGCTGAGACGGAGAAAGCTCCTGATGAAGATACCACGCAAGTTTGGACCGCACCTTCGCTGGAGCCCAATGATCAGCTGAAGCTTGCATTGGACCCGGCACCTCTGTCGCCCTCGCTCATGTCTTTGGATCGGCCTTTGGAAACTGATCAGTCTGATGCCACCTCTCTTCAACGGCATAGTGTGTCAAGACTGAGGCAAGGGAGTGTACCTACGAAACCAGCAAGCCATTTACCGGATGGAGTAGCTCGCGAAAATCCAGATAGCATGgttttctttgagcaagacGGTGCAAACGAGAATTTCTGGAGCGCCAACGTTGACAGACAGCACACGCATCGGAAAGACTCCTACCATTCAGTCTACATGTTTGAGGGAGAGGGAGACGAGCATTCTGACTCAATCTCGGATAGTTTGATACAAACCTTAGAAAGGTTACAAAAACAGAGCATAATTACAGCACCTGAGCTTTTCGCTATTCTGTCGTCCCCTGAGGAACGCGGCAAGCTTTTGCTAATTGATCTAAGAttatcaaagagatctaGGGTTAATCATATTGTGGCGCCCTATACAGTTGAGATTGACCCCAGGGACCTGTGGAACGCCCAAACTAAAACACCGGTATCCAGCTCGGTTGCACTGGACCACATCATTAAAAAATCTGcatttcttgaaagaggaTCTTTCGAGTACATTGTGTACTATACTGACATGCGAACTTACATGACTGTCAATTTTGATTACATGTTCACATTATTCTATTTGCTAACTTCCCCACCAACGGTAAATTTGAAAAGCCTTCCCACACACTTGCTTGGAGGATATGAAAAATGGAaaaagctgatgaagaattaCTCAACTAACTACAATATCGAATTGGGTGATTACATATATCGACCGTATGGtgagctgaagaagagcgCTCTTGAAGGCGGTGATAGCAAATCTCCGGAAATGCCCCCATGGAAGCCTCCTGCCGTGCCGCTGCGCATAAGAAAGCGCCCTCCACCACCTTCATCTTTGAGCATGCCATCTGAAGAGGGTCTTCCAGCGCCACCTCCGGTGCCGCCGAAGATTTCGCTAGATCGCGGTAGAGAGTCCGAATCCAGTTTGCCCGAACATGGATTGACGGTGGACTCCGACCCATCGAAATCATCCAAAAAGTTGGCTCGATCTACTGGTGTGTCGCATCCACCAAACAATCAACAGTATTGGCGCCTGCAAAGACATTATTCAATTCCAACTATAGAAAAAAGTTCGAACACATAtgtttctctttcaattACTGGGTTAAGGAATTTAGGTAATACATGTTACATCAACGGAATGCTACAGTGCCTTTTCGCCACCACAAAATTTAGAGATCTGTTCATTTCGGGGAAGTACGAAACTTTTCTCAATCAGAATTTCAAGAACCAACCTCAATTGTCCAAGTCTTTCAGCATACTGTTTAAGAAGATGTACATCAATGGCGGATGCTCAGTGGTACCGACTGGCTTTTTGAAGGTGCTAAATTATCTCAGACCTGACCTAAGAATTCCGGATGACCAACAGGACACTCAAGAGTTTCTAATGGTAGTACTTGATCGATTGCATGATGAGTTATCGAATCAGGCTCTTGTGGCTGACGAATATCCTGACCTACTTCTCTACGACCAAGAGCGCATGAATGTGCAGAGCAAAGAATATAAGAAATGGTTTGAAGAGCACGTTATTGGAAATGGTCTTGCTCCTATCGATCACATTTTTCAAGGACAGATAGAAAACACTCTAGAATGTCAGCGGTGTGGCAATTCTTCTTATAGTCACTCGACTTTTTATGTTTTATCGCTGGCGATGCCAAAGCcgtcatcttcaacatTTTCGAGATCTAAGCGGGTGAAACTAGAAGACTGCATTAATATGTTCACTAGTGAAGAGATACTGTCGGGAGAAAATGCCTGGAATTGTCCAAATTGTTGCGGTCCACTTAATGCTGCAAGCaactccaagaaatctaaaaaaaggaagaagctggattATGGGGGAGAGTCTCACAGCAAAAGCAGCATATTCAAGCTACATTCgaaaagaagcagatcTAAATCTCCGTTCAGAGTGCTGGGTGGTACCAGGTCTCTCATGGGTGATAGAAAGCCAAAAGAACTGACAAGCAAGAAAACTTTAAACTTTATTGTAGTACCCCCGGTGTTAGTGATTCATCTCTCAAGATTTTACTACGATCTGACCAAAAAGAATGATACTATCATCTCCTATCCACTGATTCTGAATATTGTTCTGAAAAACAACGAGGTTGCTAAATACAGATTGTACGGGGTTGTCAACCATTCTGGTAACCTGATAAGCGGTCATTATACATCTTTGGTTAACAAAGACCCAATGCATAGACTTGACAAGGGATGGCAGAAATGGTACTACTTTGACGACgagatcgtcaaagaagagaccAATCATGGTAACCTAGAGCAAGGCGTGATAAAAGTCTCTAGTGCTGACGTTTACGTATTATTTTATGAGCGCTTAGATAACTAGGACTAAAGCATAACTACTTAGTAATTATTTCCTGCATAATATTTTCGACTCTGCCAGGTTTCTAATGGGAGCCGGTGGACACTGATTAATGTTAGCGTTAAGAATGTATATATTCAACTGATTAACTACATACGAGTTGTGGTGAATAGCAGTACAAGATATTTACTCCATTATCATTTCATTAGCATTTCAAACACCAAAAGTCTTGATGTACTCTTTAGACTTCCcgatttcatcttttcttctacTGGAGTCCCAACCCAGCTTGTCCCCCATGACCTTCACTGTGCCTTCAACAGCATCCAGGGCCTGTCTAGCGTCGAGGAATGCAAACCTTGTTCTTCTTAGCAGGAAATCCAAAGCAGTTCTGGTATACTCATAGTCAATAGAGTAGAGGAGCTCACCAATGGTGAAAGGGTAACGGAACGAATCGAAGTTAACATTTCCATACACAGTAACATTTTCCCTTCCGCCAAAGGTAACAGGTAattgatttctttcatcctctttaAACAATTCACAGATCAATGGAGCCCTGGTACCATAATTTTCGGATAGGTGTTTGGACATGGCACCGGATAGATGGTACTTCTGAGCCAGCAAGGCTTGCAAATTGGGCGTCCAATTCTCCGCTCCAGccaacttcaattttttaGTAATGCATGGCTTGACATCGAAGTTGCCCACTTTGACAACTTCGTTGATCGTCTCTTCTGCCATCTCTCTGTAGGTAGTCCACTTACCGCCAGCTATGGTGACCATGCCGTTATCTGTCGTAAAGCACAAGTGGGATCTAACTAGACCTTGCGTGGCTCCACCGGAGTTTTTagttttctttcttgggTCGAGCACCAAAGGTCTGATGCCAGCCCAAGCACTTAGCACGTCCTCTCTCTTGACCGGGAACTTGATGTAGTGTTGCAATTCTTGTAGAATATCCTGAATATCAGACTCTGCAGCGGTTGGATTCTGAGGAATCTGCTTCATTGGAATATCCGTCGTACCAGCAAGCACCTTACCTTGCCATGGCAAGAAGAACATGACTCTGCCATCGGAAGTCTTGACATCCAACAGCCCCATTTCCCTTGGACAATAGAAAGAAGGCAGGACAATGTGCACCCCAGCAGAAGGGACCACCATGTTAGGGTTCTGTACCGCCACTTCCGTTGCTACCGTAGCATTTGGACTCTGTTTCACGGGATCAGGCAAGCCATCCGGGTTCTTGTCCATCTGCAACAGGCGATCACTGTAAGGCCCCGTGGCATTCACGGTCACCTTAGCACGAACTGTGTACTGTTCGCCCGTCTCGCGGTTGGTTACTAACGCTCCCTGCACTTTACCCGTCGTCTTGTCCTTGATCAGCTGGTTCACCTCCATGTAATTCAACACAGTGGCACCGTTTTCAATTGCCGTGATGGCCAGCGCTGCGTTCATCCGTGAATCGTTGAACGACCCATCGTGATACACCAGTCCGGCTTTCAAGACTGTTGAATCCAGCATTGGTGCTATATCCGATGCCTGTCTCTTACTCAACAAGTAGgagctcttcaagttctgcGAGCCTGCGAACAGGTCGTACATCTTGCAGCCAACGTAGAAGTACGGAACCTGCCAGTAACTGTACACCGGGATCATGATCGGAAGAATCTTGCACAGGTGCGGCGCCGTGTTCAACATGTGGCCCCTCTCGTTCAACGCCTCCACCACAAGGTCCAACTGCGCCTTCGACAGCTCAAAGAACGCCTTCTCCAAGTATCTAACCCCTCCATGCGCCATCTTGGTCGATTTCGACGACGTCCCGGACGCAAAATCGTTCATCTCCACCAACGCAACGTTCAAACCTCTCGTAGACGCATCCAACGCACAACCGGTGCCCGTGGCACCGCCACCAATCACCAGCACATCAAACTCGTCCGTCTTGGACAGTTTCGACAACAAGTCCTTCCTCGAAGGCAATTTAACGTCCGGTATATCCACCGGCGACCGCATAGCAACGTCATTTGCGATCATCTGCTCTTCCCACCGCTCCTTATACTTCACACCGGCCACCACGCCCGCCGTAGCCACGGCTCCAGTCACTGCCAGAGCTCTAGGCAAGAACAACCTTCCAGCTCGCGCAAACATCTCTTGTTGGTCTCTTCAATACACCACACAACAAAGCCGGCTCTCCAGAGTCAAACAGCTGCCAAACGCCTCCAATATATACCAACTATGCCAACTCGTGGCCTCGATCGCTCACATCCAATCGTCATTAGCTTTATTCTACGGCCCCTCGATCCTTTTGCTGTGTGTGCCGGGGCGAACGGAGAGGGCGGTGTGCTGTGCTTGGCGAAAAAGCCAGCCAATGAAGGTATAAGAAGGAGCAGAAAGCAGCGGAAAGCGAGCGACAGAGTCACGGAGATGACTCAATGCTTCCGGAGCAGGTAGCTGTGCCCTCGTAGACGGTTGTGTGAAAAAATCAGCCTCG includes the following:
- the GTB1 gene encoding Gtb1p (ancestral locus Anc_8.431), whose translation is MVLIQTLVPILGGAVVAANGGIDETGSFVHGVEPLRQELYVGDSNDNWSCLSNPSVVLNVSQINDGVCDCPDGSDEPGTGACGTKAPLFYCRNEEFIPKYISQSKVNDGVCDCCDCSDELLSPAEPFYRGSGCSELQEAFEKIKKTELKKHEEGSRELRSLYKRFHLKDGSGNVDRMLLAEEIEKISGQLMDSELTLSSLKTKHVEQLKTENPLLYQFKQLDADYIASEIASSFERVVEVSRAYESLVKILDALSDNYLRSLNDRVVNDNVKKYDFMRSQSLRKISCDSKVEEQQRDQLVEYFQRELPQMFCEGKIDKPSKYIIGKITFVESMVFGKVDYVPVVISKIQQLSGLMSEVAENYNVNYQDSGVKEAVESYKHWLLQYQALGDGALLPEEFVEKFARLKEFVLASAGEILASSSGEQVDSTFQGVLQHIKFLARKAAAYFRPNLASEIAALESTMEQLKRQLDTKREQYRTLEDEQQGGGIRELQRLKQLIGALSQQHVLTNAIDNYVYQISLGGPIYQIENSPTGNQVKIGDLKDLRLQSEDSQPAFFSYLKSTYPDEGDLFPALVSETASDQEEYLFGNLHEASNGLVLEYSGGDRCWNGPQRSAQLKVRCAKDFQITKVYEMTKCNYGIEMTGPIGCNLL
- the MFB1 gene encoding Mfb1p (ancestral locus Anc_8.430), which codes for MRDASSERTPLSLTELPLNVLFQILCFLEREELRNVARCCRMLRILANENLMLSNSLVELHGCRNQWTRRLLFDVFDILNGSRNLLMKLTLEHNVSVFESVRYVQQRCELECQASGTQMLLLRNEEENFVEHVRNANENNRKNDGKMTYLKILQGFNNLALAARDSNKSETIQEEVETPTRSGDPVSYEPALDETKTVSPAVSNYSKSSAASIFSDLPPKLSNRGWHSSIYELEHVSDHTDASTSDSDTSSSADSIVRLRNSTKVRDKAALFEKLFSEDYEVSKSPKKCRKKKSYGALAATTRPDLAGSRPASGKRSISQGYLEELARCNLASQPSSLPGSNEEQTSQNPILKYQDHVLNEYDVDINTLEDQTDKRRTRPRARIFRRSKLTAFVTDDNKICYEKS
- the BUR2 gene encoding Bur2p (ancestral locus Anc_8.429), with the protein product MSVGNVQKAPTGPNKPAERSKSNGAEEPKSQFNPRLLWPDMIKIPDNPWTFTCKEVIEKLGTNPQATAEMKRCMEKCLIYFYTVKKKLNLLDHTYTAACILFFRYWFVYGLPHTLTDCIHVSQAILVTACKTMENNRPIDAYVKATCEFLVKDLSGLRTKQNMDKLRWDVRDRLVESEKAILCSFGFDLNIENPKDLIEEMFSGYYRFNRDYDLPEEFKLVFPKILQEARNFIVQAVTQPVSLLCDGYTFIALSLIYCGLQFKKLVDKDFRFPANFFSDKFPVAVTAQRFEEIFTDYRIIEENFFDLKSNKGDKLEISAADINSVIQEPEVPEECPSAAANPYDYELMKSGEVKQELIDHIEKRVQELFDRTVMEVKKRSSENPSEVEPAVKKAKI
- the UBP7 gene encoding ubiquitin-specific protease UBP7 (ancestral locus Anc_5.712), which codes for MVANCDKEVSFTPEYSNELLGFIQNTYEEHIKHSYAHLKLEKLLDLLEHTEYLFESYVEFLQEKNSQDALTAFTIGCYYLYLVVPQSIQFQTRNKSYSIFNDLKKMYENQANMTNVLLMVKDEVDGILDKSARDLNEFQRSITRKRAYSVPDRQLAKSLANLKISDNPLPEAVQQTDAKLEHGNAETEKAPDEDTTQVWTAPSLEPNDQLKLALDPAPLSPSLMSLDRPLETDQSDATSLQRHSVSRLRQGSVPTKPASHLPDGVARENPDSMVFFEQDGANENFWSANVDRQHTHRKDSYHSVYMFEGEGDEHSDSISDSLIQTLERLQKQSIITAPELFAILSSPEERGKLLLIDLRLSKRSRVNHIVAPYTVEIDPRDLWNAQTKTPVSSSVALDHIIKKSAFLERGSFEYIVYYTDMRTYMTVNFDYMFTLFYLLTSPPTVNLKSLPTHLLGGYEKWKKLMKNYSTNYNIELGDYIYRPYGELKKSALEGGDSKSPEMPPWKPPAVPLRIRKRPPPPSSLSMPSEEGLPAPPPVPPKISLDRGRESESSLPEHGLTVDSDPSKSSKKLARSTGVSHPPNNQQYWRLQRHYSIPTIEKSSNTYVSLSITGLRNLGNTCYINGMLQCLFATTKFRDLFISGKYETFLNQNFKNQPQLSKSFSILFKKMYINGGCSVVPTGFLKVLNYLRPDLRIPDDQQDTQEFLMVVLDRLHDELSNQALVADEYPDLLLYDQERMNVQSKEYKKWFEEHVIGNGLAPIDHIFQGQIENTLECQRCGNSSYSHSTFYVLSLAMPKPSSSTFSRSKRVKLEDCINMFTSEEILSGENAWNCPNCCGPLNAASNSKKSKKRKKLDYGGESHSKSSIFKLHSKRSRSKSPFRVLGGTRSLMGDRKPKELTSKKTLNFIVVPPVLVIHLSRFYYDLTKKNDTIISYPLILNIVLKNNEVAKYRLYGVVNHSGNLISGHYTSLVNKDPMHRLDKGWQKWYYFDDEIVKEETNHGNLEQGVIKVSSADVYVLFYERLDN
- the GUT2 gene encoding glycerol-3-phosphate dehydrogenase (ancestral locus Anc_5.711), producing MFARAGRLFLPRALAVTGAVATAGVVAGVKYKERWEEQMIANDVAMRSPVDIPDVKLPSRKDLLSKLSKTDEFDVLVIGGGATGTGCALDASTRGLNVALVEMNDFASGTSSKSTKMAHGGVRYLEKAFFELSKAQLDLVVEALNERGHMLNTAPHLCKILPIMIPVYSYWQVPYFYVGCKMYDLFAGSQNLKSSYLLSKRQASDIAPMLDSTVLKAGLVYHDGSFNDSRMNAALAITAIENGATVLNYMEVNQLIKDKTTGKVQGALVTNRETGEQYTVRAKVTVNATGPYSDRLLQMDKNPDGLPDPVKQSPNATVATEVAVQNPNMVVPSAGVHIVLPSFYCPREMGLLDVKTSDGRVMFFLPWQGKVLAGTTDIPMKQIPQNPTAAESDIQDILQELQHYIKFPVKREDVLSAWAGIRPLVLDPRKKTKNSGGATQGLVRSHLCFTTDNGMVTIAGGKWTTYREMAEETINEVVKVGNFDVKPCITKKLKLAGAENWTPNLQALLAQKYHLSGAMSKHLSENYGTRAPLICELFKEDERNQLPVTFGGRENVTVYGNVNFDSFRYPFTIGELLYSIDYEYTRTALDFLLRRTRFAFLDARQALDAVEGTVKVMGDKLGWDSSRRKDEIGKSKEYIKTFGV